A single window of Candidatus Chlorobium masyuteum DNA harbors:
- the arsS gene encoding arsenosugar biosynthesis radical SAM (seleno)protein ArsS (Some members of this family are selenoproteins.), whose protein sequence is MDKSPSPRHRPGTATPPAEQVKLLEETECGIPPFAKRVARSGYTPLRPAEIEVLQINTGYTCNLLCRHCHVDAGPDRREMMTRNTMELCLEALKGSSIKTVDITGGAPEMNPEFLWFIEKIRACLPEGKILVRSNLTLFTTTETYRALPHFLKEQRVNIIASLPCFTREVVDQVRGTGVFDRSIEALKLLNSLGYGLEESGLELNLVYNPPGRVLPGHQAALEQEYRKHLADEFGIVFSHLYTITNMPISRFLSDLLESGEYCRYMTLLEKSYNPLAVEKMMCRTTVSVGWDGTLYDCDFNQMLHLPTRKPAPQHISEFSETKLRNRTITLGQHCYGCSAGAGSSCQGSLL, encoded by the coding sequence ATGGACAAGTCACCCTCACCCCGTCACCGTCCGGGAACAGCGACCCCGCCAGCCGAACAGGTAAAACTGCTCGAAGAGACCGAGTGCGGTATTCCTCCTTTTGCCAAAAGAGTTGCCCGGTCAGGATACACGCCGCTTCGTCCGGCTGAGATTGAGGTACTGCAGATCAATACCGGCTACACCTGCAACCTACTCTGCCGCCACTGCCATGTTGACGCAGGTCCGGATCGACGGGAGATGATGACACGCAACACCATGGAGCTCTGCCTTGAAGCCCTGAAGGGAAGCAGCATTAAAACCGTTGATATTACCGGTGGCGCCCCGGAAATGAACCCGGAATTCCTCTGGTTCATTGAGAAGATCAGAGCATGCCTGCCTGAGGGGAAGATCCTTGTTCGCTCAAACCTTACGCTTTTTACAACAACCGAAACGTACCGCGCTCTGCCGCATTTTCTCAAAGAGCAGCGGGTAAACATCATCGCATCACTCCCCTGCTTTACACGCGAAGTTGTAGATCAGGTCAGAGGAACGGGAGTATTCGACCGCTCCATCGAAGCACTCAAACTGCTCAACAGCCTCGGCTACGGCCTGGAGGAGAGCGGTCTTGAACTCAATCTTGTCTATAACCCTCCGGGCCGGGTGCTGCCCGGTCACCAGGCCGCGCTTGAACAGGAGTACCGCAAGCATCTTGCCGATGAGTTCGGTATTGTGTTCAGCCATCTCTACACCATCACCAATATGCCGATCAGCCGCTTTCTCAGCGACCTGCTTGAAAGCGGTGAGTATTGCAGGTACATGACGCTCCTCGAAAAAAGCTACAATCCGCTTGCAGTGGAAAAGATGATGTGCAGAACCACCGTTTCCGTTGGCTGGGACGGAACACTTTACGATTGTGATTTCAACCAGATGCTTCATCTGCCGACCAGAAAACCGGCTCCGCAGCATATCAGCGAGTTCAGTGAGACCAAACTCCGGAACCGCACCATAACCCTCGGGCAGCACTGTTACGGGTGCAGTGCAGGTGCGGGATCGAGCTGTCAGGGGTCACTCTTATGA
- a CDS encoding TIGR04283 family arsenosugar biosynthesis glycosyltransferase, with protein sequence MVPVPISIIIPTFNEEAGIADSMKGLLNLVREAQDIEIIVSDASSDRTPEILASFPVRVCRSAKGRAVQMNTGARHAKGSILYFLHADTLPPATFPDDIRRAASEGRRAGCFRMRFDDENPLMSLFGWFTQFPLPVCRGGDQSLFIERSLFEKICGFDEVMQIMEDYDMVRRIEAHTPVHILETEVTTSARKFQQNGIIPLQINFAAIHLMHAFGADQESLKRYYRENIR encoded by the coding sequence ATGGTCCCCGTGCCCATAAGTATAATCATCCCGACCTTTAACGAAGAGGCCGGGATCGCTGACTCCATGAAGGGACTCCTGAATCTTGTCAGGGAAGCTCAGGATATTGAAATTATTGTCAGTGATGCAAGCAGTGACCGGACTCCCGAAATTCTTGCCAGCTTTCCGGTAAGGGTGTGCAGAAGTGCCAAAGGGCGTGCCGTGCAGATGAACACCGGAGCACGGCATGCCAAAGGGTCGATCCTCTACTTTCTGCATGCCGATACCCTGCCTCCCGCAACCTTCCCTGACGATATCCGCAGGGCGGCCAGTGAGGGAAGGCGAGCGGGCTGTTTCAGGATGCGGTTTGATGATGAAAATCCGCTGATGAGCCTCTTCGGATGGTTCACGCAGTTTCCGCTGCCGGTCTGCCGTGGCGGAGACCAGTCACTCTTTATCGAGCGAAGCCTCTTTGAAAAGATCTGCGGGTTTGACGAAGTGATGCAGATTATGGAGGATTACGATATGGTCCGTCGCATTGAAGCGCACACTCCCGTCCATATCCTCGAAACAGAGGTGACCACATCGGCCAGAAAGTTTCAGCAAAACGGCATCATCCCCCTCCAGATAAACTTCGCCGCCATCCATCTCATGCACGCCTTCGGTGCCGATCAGGAGAGCCTGAAGCGCTACTACCGGGAGAATATCAGATAG
- a CDS encoding TIGR04282 family arsenosugar biosynthesis glycosyltransferase: MNNGRLLIIFTRNPIPGKVKTRLAAAIGDNKALEIYETLRSHTALITKSVNAKIALFFSDFIPTEDLLLTKESVARRQQGSDLGERMHHALSSGFATGARRIVLIGTDCHELSTEIIEEAFSALDHADTVIGPAKDGGFYLIGMKKAIPELFSEREWSNPDVLQESVDILLRLNISFKQLRELSDIDTLEDLKNSTLWSPCP; the protein is encoded by the coding sequence ATGAATAACGGACGACTGCTGATCATCTTCACCCGCAACCCGATCCCCGGCAAGGTCAAGACACGGCTGGCTGCCGCCATCGGGGATAACAAAGCCCTTGAGATCTATGAAACCCTCAGAAGCCATACCGCATTAATCACCAAATCGGTAAACGCAAAAATAGCGCTGTTTTTTTCAGACTTTATCCCTACTGAAGATCTTCTCCTCACCAAAGAAAGCGTTGCCCGTCGTCAACAGGGATCGGATCTTGGCGAGCGCATGCATCACGCTCTCAGTTCCGGGTTTGCAACCGGTGCACGCCGTATTGTACTCATTGGAACAGACTGCCATGAACTGAGTACGGAGATCATCGAAGAGGCATTTTCGGCACTTGATCACGCCGACACCGTTATCGGGCCGGCAAAAGATGGCGGCTTTTACCTGATCGGAATGAAAAAAGCAATACCGGAACTCTTTTCGGAACGGGAGTGGAGCAACCCGGATGTGCTTCAGGAGAGTGTAGACATTCTCCTGCGACTCAATATCAGCTTCAAGCAGCTCAGGGAGCTGTCGGACATTGATACGCTGGAGGATCTGAAAAACAGCACCTTATGGTCCCCGTGCCCATAA